In Eublepharis macularius isolate TG4126 chromosome 4, MPM_Emac_v1.0, whole genome shotgun sequence, the following are encoded in one genomic region:
- the SDHB gene encoding succinate dehydrogenase [ubiquinone] iron-sulfur subunit, mitochondrial, with protein sequence MAAAVTVGRAGFVSFRGGPLGVAVQVCRRAHAAAAAAPATQASARIKTFAVYRWNPDNPGEKPRMQTYEVDLNKCGPMVLDALIKIKNEMDATLTFRRSCREGICGSCAMNIDGGNTLACTKRIDTRLSKVAKIYPLPHMYVVKDLVPDLSNFYAQYKAIQPYLKKKDESKQGKEQYIQSIEDREKLDGLYECILCACCSTSCPSYWWNGDKYLGPAVLMQAYRWMVDSRDDYTEERLAQLEDPFSLYRCHTIMNCTKACPKGLNPGKAIAEIKKMMATYKEKAASA encoded by the exons ATGGCGGCGGCCGTGACCGTAGGGAGGGCGGGATTCGTGTCCTTCAGAGGCGGCCCTTTGGGGGTGGCAGTACAG GTCTGTCGCAGAGCACACGcggctgctgcagctgcccctgCCACACAGGCCTCGGCACGCATCAAGACATTTGCAGTGTACCGATGGAACCCAGACAATCCTGGAGAAAAGCCTCGCATGCAGACCTATGAGGTGGACCTGAACAA GTGTGGGCCTATGGTTCTGGATGCCTTAatcaaaattaaaaatgaaatggaCGCCACGTTGACTTTTCGCAGGTCCTGCAGAGAAG gCATTTGTGGCTCTTGTGCCATGAATATCGATGGGGGGAACACTTTGGCCTGTACCAAGAGAATTGACACCCGCCTCAGCAAGGTGGCCAAAATCTACCCTCTCCCCCACATGTATGTGGTGAAAGACCTCGTCCCA gatttaAGCAACTTCTACGCCCAGTACAAAGCCATCCAGCCTTACTTGAAAAAGAAGGACGAGTCTAAGCAGGGCAAAGAGCAATACATCCAATCTATAGAAGATCGGGAGAAGCTG GACGGGCTGTACGAATGCATCCTGTGTGCCTGTTGCAGCACCAGCTGTCCCAGTTACTGGTGGAATGGAGACAAGTATCTGGGTCCTGCCGTGCTCATGCAA GCCTACCGCTGGATGGTCGACTCGCGGGATGACTACACGGAAGAGCGGCTGGCACAACTGGAAGACCCCTTCTCCCTTTACCGCTGCCACACCATCATGAACTGCACGAAGGCTTGCCCCAAG GGGCTGAACCCTGGAAAAGCAATTGCGGAAATCAAGAAGATGATGGCCACCTACAAGGAGAAGGCAGCCAGCGCTTAA